From the genome of Candidatus Obscuribacterales bacterium:
TCAAGTCATGGTGCCGTTAATCTTGCAATGGATTCATCCTAATAGTGTGGTTGATGTGGGCTGCGGGGATGGATCCTGGCTATCGGTGTTTCAAGCTGAGGGGGTGAACGATATCTTGGGTCTTGATGGCGACTATGTTCAGCCAGATACGTTACAAATTCCTCAAGACCGCTTCATCGCCACCGATTTAAGCCAACCCCTGCAGCTTGAACGCAGGTTTGACCTGGCTCTGTCCCTAGAGGTGGCTGAGCATTTGTCCGAGGAGAGCGCCGATCGCTTTGTGGAATCCCTGGTTCAACTCAGTGATGTGATTCTATTTTCAGCAGCCATTCCCCACCAGGGCGGCACCCATCATGTCAACGAACAATGGCCAGACTATTGGATTCAGCGCTTCCAGTCCCATAATTATCTGGTTTTAGATATTCTGCGCGATCGCCTTTGGGAGGATCCGGCCGTGCAGCCTTGGTACGCCCAAAATAGTTTCATATTTGTCAAAGGCGATCGCCTTTCTGCCTATCCTCACCTAGAAGCGATCGCCCCAGATCATCCAAAAGCGATCGTCCATCCAACTATCTATCTACAAAAATGTATCGACTCATCACCTCCACCCGCAGACGAGCCCCCTGAACCATGGGCATCTCCTATTCTTCAGCTTCTGGATGTGACCTTGGATCCTGCGGAACTCCATTGTGGCGATCGTGTGACGATTACCATTCACTATCAACTGAAAGCGTCCCTAGAGTCTGCTCTGTTTACCATCAGTCTCAGTGATGCATCAGGTCACATTTATCTAGATACAGAAATCATCATCAACCCATTGCCGACAGACATCACCGTTCCGCATACCCTAGATTTACATATTGAACGACTAGATCTAGCACAAGGAATTTACTTTATTAATCCCGGCATTTTTTCGCCAGACTGGGAAGCAACCTATGCTTTTCAGTGGCATCAGTATCCCTTAGAGATTCAGTCTTCTCCTTCTCAAAAAGGACTCCTCCATCCGCCTCTACACTGGTCATCCGATCAACCGTTGCCTATGGACTCACTATGATGAATGTCTCGCAGCTTATCCGCCATCCATCTATCTGGAGACTGCTAGGACAAATCCTAGTCAAGATCGTTCTACCCTTTTTGCTGGGGTTAGGACTGATGCTAGCGGGTGGGATGACGGAGCTAGCGCTTGCTGATCAAACGAGCCCAGCGATCGCCACCTTAAAACTATACGATCGCTCCCTAGGTGCGAGTACCCAGTATATCGGAGCCTGTGAAGGGAATGTAGACTTTAACCTATCTGATCTAGAAGACCTAGGGCTCAATACCTATCGCATTTACGGGGGCATGTCTCGCTGGGAAACCGAGGACGATGATGGCATCTATGGCTATCCCTCCATTGCTCAGATTAAGGCTAACCCTGATGTGGTTAACTGGGATTGGTGGGATCGGGTGATGACCCAGCCAGAAGGCGGCAGCGACTATGCCTTTTCTGGTGATCCGACCGAGCTGTGGCAGGGCAGCGCCAGCACGCTATTTTCAACCCTGAAAGAGGGACATATTCGTCCAGTGCTCACCCTGCGCAATAGCGATCCAGGTTGGGATCCAGACTGGGCACTGCAACTCAATCCACCGCGTACAGAAGAGGATTGGAATGAATGGTGGCAGCATGTGTTTGCTACAGTCTATTGGCTGAATGTGCGTCATGATTATCAGGTAGACGACTTTGAACTGCACAACGAGCCGGATAATCGCCAGCAAGGTTGGGGCGGCGATCAATCGGACTATTTTGAGCTCGTCCGCGTAGGAGCCGATGCGATCGCCCATGTTTACCAAACCTATCTACCGGGACGAGACTTTCATATTCATGCACCGAAAACTGTAGGACATAGTCTATGGCCATTAGATACGTTAGATACAATTCCTACTTACTTTGATCAGGTCAATGTCCATAACTATGACTGGGATATTTCCGCCTATGTGCGTCAAGTACGTAGCTGGATGCAGGGAACGATCCATGAGCGATCGCCCCTATGGTTGGGAGAATGGGGTACCTATACCGACGGCTACGATGATCTTTCCTTTTCCTTGAATCTGATTAAAAACATGATTCGCATGTCGCAACCGGGAGACACCTATGTCTACGGTAGCCACTTGTTTTCTCTGTATGACTGGGGGCGGGGAGACTTTGCCGGGTTAATCGATGCGGAAGGACATCGCCGCCTGAGCTACTACGCCCTGCGGATGGGTACTCGCGCCTTACAAGGGGGGCGACCGGTTCTGTTAACCGGGATCAGTGATGACGCGGTGATGGCGATCGCCACCCGAGATGACCAAAACCAGATCAACCTGCTGCTGGTGAATGATCAGCCCCAAGCTCATCCCCTCACCGTCGATCTATCCGCCTTGGTTAGCGATGGCACGGGTACGCTCTGGGAGTTTAGCGAAACGGTGCAAGATGAAGCGATCGCCTCTCTCACTGTCACCCAAGGGGAACTGCAGCTTACCCTGCCGGCCTACAGTAGCCAACTGGCCATCATCCCAGCCGCACCACTGCCCAATGCCATTCTTAACTAAGGCACACTAGAGGTGGTCGAGCGATCTGGACTAGTTGTATGCTCTGCTGTCCTCTTCTGTGGTGTGACGTATGCTCTACTTTTTGGTGATGTGGGTTCTTCTGTTGCTGCTGTGTGTACCCATTGGTCTTGGGTTGGCCCATCGAGCTGGAGTTCATCTTTCATTAGTGCCAGACGATGCACACCCGGCTAATCGGTTGATGTGCCCCTTCCAGCCTGAGGCCGTACTGATCACTTGGCTGGGGGTGTTGGGGATAGCGATCGCTCTCTTTTCCATGAGTCTATGGCTTCCCCTGTCACCCCTAGTTGGTCTAGCCGTAGGCGGCGGTCTAGCGGCGATCGCCTTCAAACAATCCTCTGTACGTCATGACCTGCAAACCCTTAGACAAGCCATCGGCTGGAAGCAAGGTCTGGGAATGGGAGTACTGGCCCTCCTCGCCGCCGCCGCCGCCGTGCAGCCCGTCACCTGGATTGATACAGGCCTATATCACTACGG
Proteins encoded in this window:
- a CDS encoding methyltransferase domain-containing protein, with the protein product QVMVPLILQWIHPNSVVDVGCGDGSWLSVFQAEGVNDILGLDGDYVQPDTLQIPQDRFIATDLSQPLQLERRFDLALSLEVAEHLSEESADRFVESLVQLSDVILFSAAIPHQGGTHHVNEQWPDYWIQRFQSHNYLVLDILRDRLWEDPAVQPWYAQNSFIFVKGDRLSAYPHLEAIAPDHPKAIVHPTIYLQKCIDSSPPPADEPPEPWASPILQLLDVTLDPAELHCGDRVTITIHYQLKASLESALFTISLSDASGHIYLDTEIIINPLPTDITVPHTLDLHIERLDLAQGIYFINPGIFSPDWEATYAFQWHQYPLEIQSSPSQKGLLHPPLHWSSDQPLPMDSL